Proteins from a single region of Dyadobacter fanqingshengii:
- a CDS encoding YtxH domain-containing protein — MSKTSNSLIAFLTGCVTGAALGILYAPDKGEVLRTQLTYRLSKYREKLKDVIEDLVDKKDQPDNVTKTEGERVVNDAREKAEKLLEDVDRLMAQIKGQAS; from the coding sequence ATGAGTAAGACCAGCAATAGTTTAATCGCATTTTTGACAGGTTGTGTCACAGGCGCTGCCCTGGGAATCCTCTATGCACCTGATAAAGGAGAGGTTCTGCGGACACAATTGACATACAGATTGTCTAAATACAGAGAAAAATTAAAAGACGTAATTGAAGATCTGGTTGATAAAAAGGATCAGCCCGACAATGTTACAAAAACGGAGGGAGAGCGTGTGGTCAATGATGCACGCGAAAAAGCTGAAAAATTACTTGAAGATGTGGATCGCCTCATGGCGCAAATCAAAGGACAGGCCAGCTGA
- the nusB gene encoding transcription antitermination factor NusB yields MLNRRLLRTKAVQALYARQLTTDANRLLALDHIEAAFQPDLNSMEPQNRTKLAGMRKLAAITLDEFIKHGKPNEDEELPEQVIKVARSAFEAYSRQTISDGEKMVRRVLNETESIYVDFIRVLSMLIELSHQAKIDRERRYDDPEAPFPKDGGLDSNSVIKVLVADKTLEEEIIRNGISWSNEMNLIRKIYREALRKDEEYTAYCKNASHTPEEDQAIVQYVLRQVILKHEVPLDYLEQRDLYWVDHSELIRSLAIKTLRSADNSATFQLSPLTKDWEEDRFFVEELCRIVVAESDQYDVYLDEHLKNWELDRIALVDLIILKTALAELIHFPGIPVKVTINEFIEIAKRYSTPKSGKFVNGVLDVLSVKLAKEGVIRKSGRGLIDNK; encoded by the coding sequence ATGCTGAATAGAAGATTATTAAGAACTAAGGCGGTTCAGGCGCTTTATGCCCGTCAGCTTACCACAGATGCCAACCGATTACTGGCCTTAGACCACATTGAAGCGGCTTTCCAGCCCGATCTCAATTCGATGGAGCCTCAGAACAGAACCAAATTGGCAGGAATGAGAAAGCTTGCTGCGATCACCCTCGATGAATTTATCAAACATGGGAAACCCAATGAAGATGAGGAACTTCCCGAGCAGGTGATCAAAGTGGCGAGGAGCGCTTTTGAAGCATACAGCAGACAAACAATTTCAGATGGCGAGAAGATGGTTCGCCGGGTTTTGAATGAAACAGAATCTATTTATGTAGATTTTATCCGGGTTTTATCCATGCTGATCGAGCTTTCGCATCAGGCAAAAATTGACCGTGAAAGAAGGTATGACGATCCTGAGGCGCCATTTCCGAAAGACGGAGGCCTCGATTCCAACAGTGTTATAAAGGTTTTGGTGGCTGATAAAACACTGGAAGAAGAAATTATCAGGAACGGTATCAGTTGGAGTAATGAAATGAACCTCATCCGGAAAATCTATCGCGAAGCTTTGCGGAAGGATGAGGAATATACAGCTTATTGCAAAAATGCATCACATACGCCGGAAGAAGACCAAGCCATTGTGCAGTATGTTTTAAGACAAGTGATATTGAAGCACGAAGTGCCTCTTGACTATCTGGAACAGCGCGATCTTTACTGGGTCGATCACAGTGAGTTAATCAGAAGTCTGGCTATCAAAACATTAAGATCAGCGGACAATAGCGCTACTTTCCAGCTCTCACCATTAACAAAAGATTGGGAGGAAGACCGGTTTTTTGTTGAAGAACTTTGCCGGATCGTGGTTGCAGAAAGTGACCAATATGATGTATATCTTGATGAACATCTTAAAAACTGGGAACTTGACCGGATCGCATTGGTTGACCTGATTATTTTGAAAACGGCACTTGCCGAATTGATCCATTTTCCAGGAATTCCCGTAAAAGTAACTATCAACGAGTTTATTGAAATAGCAAAAAGGTACAGTACGCCAAAAAGCGGTAAGTTTGTAAATGGCGTCCTGGACGTTCTTTCTGTTAAATTAGCCAAAGAAGGCGTGATCAGAAAAAGCGGACGTGGATTGATAGATAACAAATAA
- a CDS encoding ABC transporter ATP-binding protein, with protein MKALKYLNQYLWKYKWYLILGTIFTIISNLFGIIPAQLVRYALDLVVETLDIYYLFNGAALQTEMYDIFAFSILLYGLLILAMALLKGIFLFLVRQTIIVMSRHIEFALKNDIYQHYQTLPASFFRRHSTGDLMARISEDVSNVRMYVGPALMYGINLIVLFFLVISYMLSVSTKLTLYVLLPLPVLSISVYIVNSMIMKRSQEIQKQLSGLSTYVQEAFSGIRVIKSFVQEKHSFNNFQKEAEDFKNKSLSLTKVDAFFYPVIVLLIGLSNILVIYVGGQEIINGNLTPGNITEFILYVNMLTWPVMALGWTTSQIQRAASSQTRINEFLNEKTTLVSTKNIEKPLEGAITFKHVGFTYPDSGIKALHDFDLEVKQGESIAILGTTGSGKSTLAHLLCRLYDPTEGEILIDNIPMKDYDVHAYRRQIGYVPQDVFLFSDSIENNVRFGTTDMPFERIEQAVKDADLYNNIVDFPQGYQTLLGERGITLSGGQKQRLSIARAIARDPKILVLDDCLSAVDTNTENIILNNLKRIMDQRTSVIISHRVSSAKLADRIVVLDEGKIVEQGTHTELMALNKAYKELYEKQLVAEEA; from the coding sequence GTGAAAGCATTAAAGTACCTCAACCAGTACTTGTGGAAATACAAATGGTATCTGATCCTCGGAACCATTTTTACAATTATTTCTAACCTTTTTGGCATAATCCCGGCCCAGCTCGTGCGCTATGCACTTGATCTGGTGGTGGAGACACTGGACATTTATTACCTGTTCAACGGCGCTGCGCTGCAAACGGAGATGTATGACATTTTCGCTTTCAGTATTCTGCTATATGGCTTGTTGATCCTGGCCATGGCCCTTCTGAAAGGGATTTTCCTGTTCCTTGTCAGGCAGACGATCATTGTCATGTCGCGGCACATTGAGTTTGCGCTTAAAAACGATATTTATCAGCATTACCAGACATTACCGGCCAGCTTTTTCCGTCGCCATAGCACCGGCGACCTCATGGCGCGCATTTCTGAGGACGTAAGCAATGTGCGGATGTATGTTGGGCCGGCATTAATGTACGGCATCAACCTCATCGTGCTTTTCTTCCTCGTGATTTCCTATATGCTCTCGGTGAGCACCAAGCTTACATTATATGTTTTGCTGCCACTCCCGGTGCTGTCAATCAGCGTTTATATCGTCAACAGCATGATCATGAAACGCTCCCAGGAGATCCAAAAGCAGCTTTCCGGGCTTTCAACTTACGTTCAGGAGGCATTTTCGGGGATTAGGGTGATTAAATCATTTGTTCAGGAAAAACATTCATTTAATAACTTCCAGAAAGAAGCCGAAGATTTTAAGAATAAATCGCTGAGTCTTACAAAAGTCGATGCTTTCTTCTATCCGGTGATTGTTCTGCTGATCGGATTAAGTAACATTCTGGTTATTTACGTCGGCGGCCAGGAAATTATCAATGGAAATCTTACGCCTGGGAACATTACCGAGTTTATTTTATACGTAAACATGCTTACCTGGCCGGTAATGGCATTAGGTTGGACCACTAGCCAAATTCAACGAGCTGCATCGTCGCAAACGCGGATCAATGAGTTCTTGAATGAAAAAACAACGCTGGTTTCTACAAAAAATATTGAAAAACCGCTGGAAGGCGCGATCACATTCAAACATGTCGGTTTCACCTATCCTGATTCCGGAATCAAAGCATTGCATGATTTTGACCTGGAAGTAAAACAGGGAGAATCCATTGCGATACTAGGAACAACTGGCTCAGGAAAGAGCACGTTAGCACATTTATTATGCCGCCTTTACGATCCGACAGAAGGCGAAATCCTGATCGATAATATTCCGATGAAGGATTACGACGTGCATGCTTATCGTCGGCAGATCGGTTATGTGCCTCAGGATGTGTTCCTTTTTTCCGATTCAATTGAAAACAATGTGCGTTTCGGGACAACAGATATGCCTTTCGAAAGGATTGAGCAGGCCGTGAAGGATGCCGATCTGTATAACAACATTGTCGATTTTCCCCAGGGTTATCAAACATTGCTTGGAGAACGGGGCATAACACTTTCAGGAGGGCAAAAACAGCGCCTATCCATTGCAAGGGCCATTGCGCGCGATCCTAAAATACTGGTTCTTGATGATTGCCTTTCTGCCGTTGATACTAACACGGAAAACATTATCCTCAACAATCTGAAACGCATCATGGACCAACGCACATCCGTGATCATTTCCCACCGTGTATCATCCGCCAAGCTCGCAGACCGCATCGTAGTACTAGATGAGGGGAAGATAGTTGAACAAGGCACCCACACCGAGCTTATGGCACTTAATAAGGCCTATAAAGAATTGTACGAGAAGCAATTGGTGGCTGAGGAGGCGTAG
- a CDS encoding XRE family transcriptional regulator, translated as MQIDEEFKRFKQIREELNLTQSAFADELGISATTADIERGRTRIPGQVVKELLKKYHINPLWLFGDSKQKYLQADKLLMSPKVVTVDNAGKENIVLVSAKAAAGYPNNIGDAQWFETLPAFTIPLPEYRNATFRGFQVEGDSMMPVLHSGEWIVGKALDDWEDVNPKQIYVVVTVDSILVKKMQQESQSTFVNLISSNPEYSPIRLDRSEIKEIWIVNSKLTFDLEADHKQVSLLSLHTEMKELKEEMRKLVKNG; from the coding sequence ATGCAAATCGACGAAGAGTTCAAGCGTTTTAAGCAAATAAGGGAAGAGTTGAATCTGACCCAGTCCGCGTTTGCGGACGAACTGGGCATTAGCGCCACTACGGCTGATATTGAGAGAGGCCGGACGCGGATCCCCGGGCAGGTTGTGAAAGAACTGCTGAAAAAGTATCACATTAACCCTTTGTGGCTTTTTGGTGATAGCAAGCAGAAATATTTACAGGCGGATAAGCTGTTGATGAGCCCGAAAGTTGTCACTGTTGATAATGCGGGTAAGGAGAACATCGTGCTCGTAAGTGCCAAAGCCGCTGCGGGCTATCCCAATAACATTGGGGATGCACAATGGTTTGAGACTTTGCCCGCTTTTACGATTCCACTTCCCGAATATCGCAATGCTACGTTCAGGGGATTTCAGGTGGAAGGGGACAGTATGATGCCCGTGCTGCATTCCGGCGAATGGATCGTTGGGAAAGCGTTGGATGATTGGGAAGATGTAAATCCCAAGCAGATCTACGTCGTTGTAACGGTCGACAGTATTTTGGTAAAAAAAATGCAGCAGGAAAGCCAGTCGACCTTCGTAAATCTGATTTCCTCCAATCCGGAATATAGTCCCATCCGTCTCGACCGCAGCGAAATCAAGGAAATATGGATTGTCAACAGCAAGCTGACTTTTGATCTTGAAGCAGATCACAAGCAAGTGAGCCTGCTAAGTTTGCATACGGAAATGAAAGAGTTGAAAGAGGAAATGAGGAAGTTGGTCAAGAATGGCTGA
- the dinB gene encoding DNA polymerase IV: MDRTILHLDLDTFFVSVERKHDSRLNNRPVLVGGTGDRGVVAACSYETRPFGVHSGMSMKMARMLCPEATIIKGDGGMYSNESKIVSEIIAETVPVFEKASIDEFYADLSGMDKFFGSFQLATELRERIKRESGLPISCGLSTSKVVSKVATGEAKPDNHKKIDAGTEKSFLAPMHVQKIPMVGEKTNKILYDMGIKYVKTIQEMPVEMMGEILGKNGTLLWNRANGLDNSPIVPFHERKSISNERTFGKDTGDVKRMREMLRAMGENLAYQLRNGNKLTSCVSVKIRYSDFNTVSKQVKIPYTSADHTLIPQIERLFDLLHNRRMMVRLVGVNFSDLVTGSHQINMFDDSEEKLNLYQAMDYIRNRYGTDKRGNAILSWGTTIGIPNISSMGNPFNGDPPIIPAHRNA; the protein is encoded by the coding sequence ATGGACCGTACAATATTACATCTGGATCTGGATACATTTTTTGTTTCGGTTGAGCGAAAGCACGATAGCCGGCTGAATAACCGGCCGGTGCTCGTAGGCGGAACGGGTGACCGTGGTGTGGTAGCAGCCTGCAGTTATGAAACCAGGCCATTCGGTGTCCATTCAGGAATGTCTATGAAAATGGCACGTATGCTTTGCCCGGAAGCAACGATCATCAAAGGCGACGGCGGAATGTATTCGAACGAATCTAAAATTGTGTCGGAGATTATCGCCGAAACGGTGCCCGTCTTTGAAAAAGCCAGCATTGACGAGTTCTATGCAGATTTATCTGGGATGGACAAGTTTTTTGGCAGCTTTCAGCTTGCTACCGAGCTTAGAGAACGCATTAAGCGGGAGAGCGGCTTGCCCATTTCATGCGGACTTTCCACGAGTAAGGTTGTTTCCAAAGTAGCAACCGGCGAGGCGAAACCTGACAACCACAAAAAAATAGATGCGGGAACCGAAAAAAGCTTTTTAGCGCCCATGCATGTGCAGAAGATCCCGATGGTAGGTGAAAAAACCAATAAGATCCTGTATGATATGGGTATCAAATACGTGAAGACGATACAGGAAATGCCCGTTGAAATGATGGGCGAAATATTGGGCAAGAATGGCACACTGCTTTGGAATCGGGCAAATGGGTTAGACAACTCTCCTATCGTTCCATTTCATGAACGCAAATCCATTTCCAACGAGCGCACGTTTGGAAAGGATACGGGTGACGTGAAAAGAATGCGGGAAATGCTGCGGGCCATGGGTGAAAATTTGGCCTATCAGCTACGAAATGGAAATAAACTCACTTCATGCGTGTCCGTAAAAATCCGGTATTCCGATTTTAACACAGTTTCAAAGCAGGTAAAGATTCCATACACATCGGCTGATCATACATTGATCCCGCAAATTGAACGGTTATTCGACCTCCTCCACAACCGGAGAATGATGGTCCGGCTCGTAGGTGTCAATTTCAGTGACCTTGTTACAGGGAGCCATCAGATCAATATGTTTGACGATTCTGAGGAAAAGCTAAACCTTTATCAGGCAATGGATTATATCAGAAACCGGTACGGCACCGATAAACGGGGAAATGCTATTTTAAGCTGGGGCACCACCATCGGCATCCCGAACATTTCCAGCATGGGAAACCCCTTCAACGGCGACCCACCCATCATTCCCGCGCATCGGAATGCATGA